One window of the Anaeromyxobacter dehalogenans 2CP-C genome contains the following:
- a CDS encoding GGDEF domain-containing protein — MPVEQRSERTWTTLPSTPCAAGRRHAFLLVLAGPQLGEIYPLAPDRELVIGRRDDCDLPIRDDGVSRRHAAIRVEGEGAVLRDLGSANGTYVDGARAEGEVRLADGGRVSLGGATVLKFAWADELEARWQMKLAEIALLDPLTGVFNRRHLDDRLAAELAAAQRHGRSMSVLLVDVDRFRAVNEAHGQAAGDEALKMVAFVLRGALRREDVLARAGGASFAVIARETTLAGGRALGERIRRAVARSRCAWQPEGGGEAASIGVKVSVGVAEVAEGRTQREVMESAGRALQLAKQAGRNTVVAIPMAPAEGRPDPAQAAMTRGGAAP; from the coding sequence TTGCCGGTCGAGCAGAGGAGCGAGCGCACCTGGACGACGTTGCCGAGCACGCCGTGCGCGGCGGGGCGGCGCCACGCGTTCCTCCTGGTGCTGGCGGGCCCGCAGCTCGGGGAGATCTACCCGCTCGCCCCCGACCGCGAGCTCGTCATCGGCCGGCGCGACGACTGCGATCTCCCCATCCGCGACGACGGGGTGTCGCGCCGCCACGCGGCCATCCGCGTCGAGGGCGAGGGCGCGGTGCTGCGCGACCTCGGCAGCGCGAACGGCACCTACGTGGACGGCGCGCGCGCCGAGGGCGAGGTGCGGCTCGCCGACGGCGGCCGGGTGAGCCTGGGCGGCGCGACCGTGCTCAAGTTCGCCTGGGCCGACGAGCTCGAGGCGCGCTGGCAGATGAAGCTCGCCGAGATCGCGCTGCTCGATCCCCTCACCGGCGTGTTCAACCGCCGCCACCTCGACGACCGGCTCGCCGCCGAGCTCGCCGCGGCGCAGCGGCACGGCCGGTCCATGTCGGTGCTGCTGGTGGACGTGGACCGGTTCCGCGCCGTGAACGAGGCGCACGGCCAGGCCGCCGGCGACGAGGCGCTGAAGATGGTCGCGTTCGTGCTCCGCGGCGCGCTCCGCCGCGAGGACGTGCTGGCGCGCGCCGGCGGCGCGTCGTTCGCCGTGATCGCGCGCGAGACGACGCTCGCGGGCGGGCGGGCGCTCGGCGAGCGCATCCGGCGCGCGGTGGCGCGGAGCCGCTGCGCCTGGCAGCCGGAGGGCGGCGGCGAGGCGGCCTCCATCGGCGTGAAGGTCTCGGTGGGCGTGGCGGAGGTCGCCGAGGGGCGCACGCAGCGCGAGGTGATGGAGTCGGCCGGGCGGGCGCTCCAGCTCGCGAAGCAGGCGGGCCGGAACACCGTGGTGGCGATCCCGATGGCGCCCGCGGAGGGGCGGCCTGATCCCGCGCAAGCGGCCATGACGCGCGGCGGCGCGGCGCCTTGA
- a CDS encoding DUF72 domain-containing protein has protein sequence MIRYGPAGWEYRDWAGVVYPPGEGKRFDRLAYLARWFSTVEVDATFYRPFPAPVAARWCERVREVPTFRFGAKIWRRFTHEREAYGAEDVAQARAALDRLHEEGRLGAALLQFPWSFKRSEASEEWLRGLFRAFAGLPLALEVRHASWDDPEVLEELTAAGVALVNVDQPRFQRSLAPAARVTAPVAYVRVHGRNYRDWFRKGAPRDARYDYLYGADELAPWAGRIAEMAASPRAPDVYVVTNNHFRGQAPANAKMLEAMVEHRRVAVPPPLLAAYEAALAPFAAPGDGAGNSATTGA, from the coding sequence GTGATCCGCTACGGGCCGGCGGGCTGGGAGTACCGGGACTGGGCCGGCGTGGTCTACCCGCCGGGCGAGGGCAAGCGCTTCGATCGCCTGGCGTATCTGGCGCGCTGGTTCTCGACCGTGGAGGTGGACGCGACGTTCTACCGACCGTTCCCGGCGCCCGTGGCGGCGCGCTGGTGCGAGCGGGTGCGCGAGGTCCCCACCTTCCGCTTCGGCGCGAAGATCTGGCGGCGGTTCACGCACGAGCGCGAGGCGTACGGCGCCGAGGACGTCGCCCAGGCGCGGGCGGCGCTCGACCGGCTGCACGAGGAGGGCAGGCTCGGCGCGGCGCTCCTCCAGTTCCCGTGGTCGTTCAAGCGGAGCGAGGCGTCGGAGGAGTGGCTGCGCGGGCTGTTCCGCGCGTTCGCCGGCCTGCCGCTCGCGCTCGAGGTGCGCCACGCCTCGTGGGACGACCCGGAGGTCCTCGAGGAGCTGACCGCGGCGGGCGTGGCGCTCGTGAACGTGGACCAGCCGCGGTTCCAGCGGTCGCTCGCGCCGGCGGCGCGGGTCACGGCGCCGGTCGCCTACGTGCGCGTGCACGGCCGCAACTACCGCGACTGGTTCCGCAAGGGCGCGCCGCGCGACGCGCGCTACGACTACCTCTACGGCGCCGACGAGCTCGCGCCCTGGGCCGGGCGCATCGCCGAGATGGCGGCCTCGCCGCGCGCACCCGACGTGTACGTCGTCACGAACAACCACTTCCGCGGCCAGGCGCCCGCGAACGCGAAGATGCTGGAGGCGATGGTGGAGCACCGCCGCGTGGCGGTGCCCCCGCCGCTCCTCGCCGCCTACGAGGCCGCGCTCGCGCCGTTCGCCGCGCCCGGGGACGGCGCCGGGAACTCGGCCACCACCGGCGCGTGA
- a CDS encoding GAF domain-containing protein — translation MRSHDARAAAMGGTGHAGGVIHVPAVADEPSPAPADLASLTQAQRAERALAEGRREREIPIERAFLQAALDFRQTLRVLVSAVVPKFADWCFVDLIDGDGIPRRVEVAHGDPAKAPLAQEMRSIAFGPGWATPGAQTIRDRAPRLFRQVTTEVMEWATHGERHLAVLRAIKPNSLLSVPLVARDRVIGSITLIRSNMLPGLDEADMVFAEALAEPAALALDNARWYQAEKAGRGAALEEADRERHDRVEAQRGVLRLRRIESVSASLASVLAPQAIARVAVENGLSVLEPATAMVVRAAPGASVLEVLHCQGWADDLTIDLRELRADAPALLAEAYRIQTAIWVSSPEALAHSYPNAAELALRVGDRAWAAVPLRCDGRTVGALGLGFPHPRDLDADEKRFVLTVAQIVAQALERARLRDEAR, via the coding sequence ATGCGGTCTCACGACGCGCGGGCGGCGGCGATGGGCGGGACGGGCCACGCTGGCGGGGTGATCCACGTCCCGGCGGTGGCCGACGAGCCGTCTCCTGCGCCGGCGGATCTGGCGAGCCTCACGCAGGCGCAGCGCGCCGAGCGCGCGCTGGCCGAGGGCAGGCGCGAGCGGGAGATCCCCATCGAGCGCGCGTTCCTGCAGGCGGCGCTCGACTTCCGGCAGACGCTCCGCGTGCTGGTCTCGGCGGTGGTGCCGAAGTTCGCCGACTGGTGCTTCGTGGACCTCATCGACGGGGACGGGATCCCGCGCCGCGTGGAGGTCGCGCACGGGGATCCGGCCAAGGCGCCGCTCGCCCAGGAGATGCGCTCGATCGCGTTCGGGCCGGGCTGGGCCACCCCCGGCGCGCAGACCATCCGCGACCGCGCCCCGCGCTTGTTCCGGCAGGTGACGACCGAGGTGATGGAGTGGGCCACCCACGGCGAGCGCCACCTGGCGGTGCTGCGCGCCATCAAGCCCAACTCGCTGCTGTCGGTCCCGCTCGTCGCGCGCGACCGGGTCATCGGGTCCATCACGCTCATCCGCTCGAACATGCTCCCGGGCCTCGACGAGGCCGACATGGTGTTCGCCGAGGCGCTGGCCGAGCCGGCCGCGCTCGCGCTCGACAACGCCCGCTGGTACCAGGCCGAGAAGGCCGGGCGCGGGGCCGCGCTGGAGGAGGCGGACCGCGAGCGGCACGATCGCGTGGAGGCGCAGCGCGGGGTGCTGCGGCTGCGCCGGATCGAGTCGGTCTCGGCCAGCCTGGCGTCGGTGCTCGCGCCGCAGGCCATCGCGCGGGTGGCGGTGGAGAACGGGCTCTCGGTGCTGGAGCCGGCCACCGCGATGGTGGTCCGCGCGGCGCCCGGCGCGAGCGTGCTCGAGGTGCTGCACTGCCAGGGCTGGGCCGACGACCTGACGATCGACCTGCGCGAGCTGCGGGCCGACGCGCCGGCGCTGCTCGCCGAGGCCTACCGCATCCAGACCGCCATCTGGGTCTCCAGCCCGGAGGCGCTGGCGCACTCCTACCCCAACGCCGCCGAGCTGGCGCTCCGGGTGGGCGACCGCGCCTGGGCGGCGGTGCCGCTCCGCTGCGACGGCCGCACGGTCGGCGCGCTGGGCCTCGGGTTCCCGCACCCGCGCGACCTCGACGCGGACGAGAAGCGCTTCGTGCTCACGGTGGCGCAGATCGTGGCGCAGGCGCTGGAGCGCGCCCGGCTCCGCGACGAGGCGCGGTAG